The Nocardioides panzhihuensis genome has a segment encoding these proteins:
- a CDS encoding flavodoxin family protein, protein MSCLILNCTLKRSPHESSSELLGSQVLSALRDHGVDGEMIRVVDHDVRFGVTTDEGDGDEWPQLRERMLAADILVLVTPIWLGQPSAVCKMVLERLDAELGETDDDGRMLTYDKVAGIGVVGNEDGAHHVTAELCQALNDVGFTIPASAATYWVGEAMQGVDYKDKEPTPEATAGTTRTLARNVAHLAGLLAASPYPAE, encoded by the coding sequence ATGAGCTGTCTGATCCTGAACTGCACCCTCAAGCGTTCGCCGCACGAGTCCAGCTCCGAGCTGCTCGGGTCCCAGGTGCTCTCGGCCCTCCGGGATCACGGGGTGGACGGCGAGATGATCCGGGTGGTCGATCACGACGTGCGGTTCGGCGTGACCACCGACGAGGGAGACGGAGACGAGTGGCCGCAGCTGCGGGAGCGGATGCTGGCCGCGGACATCCTGGTGCTGGTCACCCCGATCTGGCTGGGTCAGCCGTCCGCGGTCTGCAAGATGGTGCTCGAGCGGCTCGACGCCGAGCTCGGCGAGACCGATGACGACGGCCGGATGCTGACCTACGACAAGGTCGCCGGGATCGGCGTCGTCGGCAACGAGGACGGCGCCCACCACGTCACCGCCGAGCTCTGCCAGGCGTTGAACGACGTCGGCTTCACCATCCCCGCGAGCGCGGCGACCTACTGGGTCGGCGAGGCGATGCAGGGTGTGGACTACAAGGACAAGGAGCCGACGCCCGAGGCCACCGCGGGGACGACCAGGACCTTGGCTCGCAACGTCGCCCACCTCGCAGGCCTGCTGGCTGCCTCGCCCTACCCGGCCGAGTGA
- a CDS encoding carboxymuconolactone decarboxylase family protein, which produces MHSHNDEAKFMADIKDAAPEMVSAFFGFDKAVFDKNTGNLDLATRELIAVGVAVTTQCPFCIEDHAKRAVKAGASKADVAEAVMVAAALRAGGGVTHGWKAMKSIAEDE; this is translated from the coding sequence GTGCACTCTCACAACGACGAAGCGAAGTTCATGGCCGACATCAAGGACGCCGCACCGGAGATGGTCTCGGCATTTTTCGGGTTCGACAAAGCCGTGTTCGACAAGAACACCGGCAACCTCGACCTGGCCACCCGAGAGCTGATCGCAGTCGGCGTCGCCGTGACCACGCAGTGCCCGTTCTGCATCGAGGACCACGCCAAGCGCGCCGTCAAGGCCGGTGCGTCCAAGGCCGACGTCGCCGAAGCCGTCATGGTCGCCGCCGCGCTCCGCGCCGGCGGCGGCGTCACCCATGGTTGGAAGGCGATGAAGAGCATCGCCGAGGACGAGTAG
- a CDS encoding glycosyltransferase family 2 protein: protein MSRAERTRAVETPDVTVVVITRNRWPDLRESLPRHRCPVILLDNGSEDGTPAHVRASFPAIDVIELGRNLGAVARNTGVERATTPYVAFADDDSWWSPGACRRPHRSSTRIPGSRFSPLGSSSGRKNAPTRSAPPWRPRRSGPNRTCPVRPSLDSSPAAPSSVATPFWPLAGSTTWSSSEARRNGSPSILRRRAWGSRTWMPSWPGTTPLPAATARAACARGTQPVAHRRDVPALARGGTPRVAGHASRRPRAARGPPRGAGAASGAEGKATSGPPGGGGSRLIDTTPSLEAASRRPDPAAARARSKASAADP, encoded by the coding sequence GTGAGCCGAGCTGAACGCACGCGCGCGGTGGAGACGCCCGACGTCACCGTCGTGGTGATCACCCGGAACCGTTGGCCCGACCTCAGGGAATCCCTGCCGCGTCACCGCTGCCCGGTCATCCTCTTGGACAACGGATCCGAGGACGGGACGCCCGCGCACGTCCGCGCGTCGTTTCCAGCCATCGACGTGATCGAGCTCGGCAGGAACCTCGGGGCGGTCGCGCGCAACACAGGAGTCGAGCGGGCGACCACACCGTACGTCGCGTTCGCCGACGACGACTCGTGGTGGAGCCCGGGAGCCTGTCGTCGGCCGCATCGATCCTCGACGCGCATCCCCGGCTCGCGGTTCTCGCCGCTCGGGTCCTCGTCGGGGAGGAAGAACGCCCCGACCCGCTCTGCGCCGCCATGGAGGCCTCGCCGCTCGGGACCGAACCGGACCTGCCCGGTCCGTCCGTCCTTGGATTCCTCGCCTGCGGCTCCGTCGTCCGTCGCGACGCCTTTCTGGCCGCTGGCGGGTTCGACGACGTGGTCTTCTTCGGAGGCGAGGAGGAACGGCTCGCCCTCGATCTTGCGTCGCAGGGCTTGGGGCTCGCGTACGTGGATGCCGTCGTGGCCCGGCACCACCCCTCTCCCGGCCGCGACCGCGCGAGCGGCGTGCGCGCGGGGAACGCAACCGGTTGCTCACCGCCGTGATGTGCCGGCCCTGGCCCGTGGTGGCACGCCACGCGTTGCGGGCCATGCTTCAAGGCGGCCCCGGGCTGCGCGGGGTCCTCCGCGCGGTGCCGGCGCTGCCTCGGGCGCTGAGGGCAAGGCGACCAGTGGACCGCCAGGTGGAGGCGGCTCGCGGCTCATCGACACCACGCCCTCCCTCGAGGCGGCGAGTCGTCGGCCGGATCCGGCGGCTGCCCGTGCTCGGTCGAAAGCCAGCGCTGCTGACCCGTGA
- a CDS encoding ATP-binding protein, whose protein sequence is MMSVSDRGRPELRVRLAAEAASVPGARRFVTDGLLEWGRAHLVDDAAMCITEMAANSALHSGSPYMQVRMHDLEPAVRVSVEDDGALVPVQAVAPPPVESRGTTGRGLAIVSVLAKSWGIEERVDGRRIWADLVGDGVEHDVRPPTVEYGDQVVPESSAVPADWVTVRLPRCPVQLGLQIDQRLDDLVRELQLIDSEEGPTPPRELGQLIERLVARPAFARHLGRRTALDAAAAGLEYVDIEMTLPREMAPVVRELMAADNLADAISETHQLLTLRSTPEMVSLRTWFTESIVGQAKNDAEPVPYDEWLRARGGTG, encoded by the coding sequence ATGATGTCCGTGTCCGACAGAGGCCGTCCTGAGCTGCGGGTGCGCCTCGCCGCTGAGGCGGCCAGCGTGCCCGGGGCGCGCAGGTTCGTCACGGACGGGCTTCTGGAGTGGGGACGCGCGCACCTGGTCGACGACGCGGCCATGTGCATCACCGAGATGGCGGCGAACTCGGCCCTGCACAGCGGCAGCCCCTACATGCAGGTCCGTATGCACGATCTCGAGCCGGCGGTGAGGGTCAGCGTCGAGGACGACGGCGCGCTGGTCCCGGTCCAAGCGGTTGCTCCGCCTCCTGTCGAGAGTCGGGGCACCACCGGGCGCGGGCTGGCCATCGTGTCGGTGCTGGCGAAGTCCTGGGGGATCGAGGAGCGCGTCGACGGGCGGCGCATCTGGGCCGACCTCGTCGGTGACGGCGTCGAGCACGACGTACGGCCTCCCACGGTGGAGTACGGCGATCAGGTGGTGCCGGAGTCGTCCGCCGTCCCGGCGGACTGGGTCACCGTGCGGTTGCCCCGCTGCCCGGTCCAGCTCGGGCTCCAGATCGACCAGCGCCTCGACGACCTGGTCCGTGAGCTCCAGCTCATCGACTCCGAAGAGGGTCCGACCCCGCCGCGGGAGCTCGGTCAGCTCATCGAGCGGTTGGTCGCCCGACCGGCCTTCGCGCGTCACCTGGGTCGGCGTACCGCCTTGGACGCGGCTGCTGCGGGGCTGGAGTACGTCGACATCGAGATGACCCTTCCCCGCGAGATGGCCCCCGTGGTCCGTGAGCTGATGGCCGCGGACAACCTGGCCGACGCGATCAGCGAGACCCACCAGCTGCTCACCCTGCGATCCACACCGGAGATGGTCTCGCTGCGAACCTGGTTCACCGAGAGCATCGTCGGCCAGGCGAAGAACGACGCCGAGCCCGTGCCGTACGACGAATGGCTGCGGGCCAGAGGCGGCACAGGGTGA
- a CDS encoding ZIP family metal transporter, whose product MTAALLWGLLASSSLILGGGLAYLVTLPRRAVGIIMAFGAGVLMSAIAYELVEEAFETAKGTGALALGLLAGSLAFFCGDWLIDRLGGDRRKSVSGAQATGSGLAIVLGIVLDGIPESMTLGLTVLSEGSVSIALLAAVFLSNLPEAIAATVGLSQAGWSRGRVMGLWVFVTVISGIAAQVGATAFADASDTTIAFVLAFAAGAILTMLADTMMPEAFEHGGRVVGLVTTLGFAVAFGISALE is encoded by the coding sequence TTGACCGCAGCGCTCCTGTGGGGACTTCTTGCCAGCTCCTCGCTGATCCTGGGCGGCGGGCTCGCCTACTTGGTGACGCTGCCCCGGAGGGCGGTCGGGATCATCATGGCCTTTGGCGCCGGAGTGCTGATGAGCGCCATCGCCTATGAGCTCGTCGAAGAGGCTTTCGAGACGGCGAAGGGCACAGGCGCGCTCGCGCTCGGCCTGCTTGCCGGCTCGTTGGCATTCTTCTGCGGCGACTGGTTGATCGACCGACTCGGAGGCGACCGCCGTAAGAGCGTCTCGGGGGCGCAGGCCACAGGTTCCGGACTCGCGATCGTACTGGGGATCGTTCTCGATGGGATCCCGGAGTCGATGACGCTCGGGCTCACCGTGCTCTCGGAAGGCTCCGTGAGCATCGCTCTGCTCGCAGCGGTCTTCCTCTCCAATCTTCCTGAGGCGATCGCCGCGACTGTCGGCCTGTCGCAAGCGGGCTGGTCTCGCGGCCGGGTGATGGGACTCTGGGTGTTCGTCACCGTGATCAGCGGCATTGCCGCGCAGGTGGGCGCGACCGCGTTCGCCGACGCATCGGACACGACGATCGCCTTCGTGCTCGCGTTCGCAGCGGGTGCGATCCTGACCATGCTTGCGGACACGATGATGCCGGAGGCGTTCGAGCATGGTGGCCGGGTAGTCGGTCTGGTGACCACGCTGGGCTTCGCGGTGGCGTTCGGGATCAGTGCCTTGGAGTGA
- a CDS encoding NAD-dependent epimerase/dehydratase family protein: MKVVVTGASGNLGSAAIRALTADGAATVLAVARRAPSGPRTSAHASVEWREADVSTGNLEPVLEGADAVVHLAWKFQPTHRPEETWATNAVGTRKVLDAVARAGVPALVCVSSVAAYSPVDHDDHVDETWRTDGASSAAYCREKAYVERALDAFACAHPEVRLVRVRPAFVFQRSAASEQRRIFGGALARPALLDRRRIPVVPVPAGLRFQAVHAGDVGRALATAATTDVTGAFNLAGGGVITREEIGELMGARTVEVPSNLMRQGLETAWHARLAPVPGSLLDAVMQLPLMSTARAERELDWRPRHSAMEALEAVVSGIPAKAGSELPPLHP; this comes from the coding sequence ATGAAGGTGGTCGTCACAGGTGCGTCGGGGAACCTCGGTAGCGCCGCGATCCGGGCTTTGACCGCCGACGGGGCCGCGACGGTCCTCGCCGTCGCCCGACGAGCCCCGAGTGGCCCCCGGACCAGCGCACACGCCTCTGTCGAATGGCGTGAGGCCGACGTGTCGACGGGCAACCTGGAGCCGGTCTTGGAAGGGGCCGACGCGGTCGTCCACCTCGCCTGGAAGTTCCAGCCGACGCACCGGCCCGAGGAGACCTGGGCGACCAATGCGGTCGGCACGCGCAAGGTCCTCGACGCCGTCGCCAGGGCCGGCGTCCCCGCGCTCGTGTGCGTCTCGTCGGTGGCCGCGTACTCGCCGGTGGACCATGACGACCACGTCGACGAGACCTGGAGGACCGACGGGGCGTCATCGGCGGCGTACTGCCGGGAGAAGGCGTACGTCGAGCGGGCCCTCGACGCCTTCGCCTGTGCCCATCCCGAGGTCCGGCTGGTCCGGGTTCGTCCCGCGTTCGTCTTCCAGCGCTCGGCGGCCAGCGAGCAACGGCGCATCTTCGGCGGTGCGTTGGCCAGGCCGGCGCTCCTGGACCGGCGGCGGATCCCGGTCGTGCCGGTGCCCGCGGGGCTGCGGTTCCAGGCAGTGCACGCCGGCGATGTCGGCCGGGCTCTGGCCACCGCCGCGACCACCGACGTGACGGGCGCCTTCAACCTGGCCGGTGGGGGCGTGATCACCCGCGAGGAGATCGGCGAGCTGATGGGTGCTCGAACGGTCGAGGTCCCCTCGAACCTGATGCGTCAGGGCTTGGAGACGGCCTGGCACGCACGCCTCGCGCCCGTCCCGGGCAGTCTCCTGGATGCGGTCATGCAGCTGCCCCTGATGTCGACGGCCCGTGCTGAGCGGGAGCTCGACTGGCGTCCGCGCCACTCCGCCATGGAGGCACTCGAAGCGGTCGTCTCCGGCATCCCGGCGAAGGCCGGGAGCGAGCTTCCGCCGCTGCATCCGTGA
- a CDS encoding CGNR zinc finger domain-containing protein, giving the protein MHLNPYGEYAVLMAASLADDWPEDRAGIEARTREFGMTMDFAEAPDDHRRTRGVIDEWLRIVDADEPGERARLLNDLMAEATAYPRLTDHGREGWHIHYRDEANDSLPDVLRAVISVGTALHLTTRGIHRLSRCAAGQMEGDPCVAVVVDVTRNGRQRYCSVRCANRAAVRRHRARRSSPAR; this is encoded by the coding sequence ATGCATCTCAACCCTTACGGCGAGTACGCCGTGCTCATGGCTGCCTCGCTCGCCGACGACTGGCCCGAGGACCGGGCCGGCATCGAGGCTCGGACCAGGGAGTTCGGCATGACGATGGACTTCGCCGAGGCCCCAGACGACCATCGACGAACCCGCGGGGTGATCGACGAGTGGCTTCGTATCGTCGATGCGGACGAGCCGGGGGAGCGGGCACGGTTGCTCAACGACCTGATGGCGGAGGCGACGGCCTATCCGCGGCTGACCGACCATGGGCGGGAGGGGTGGCACATCCATTACCGGGACGAGGCCAACGACTCGCTTCCCGACGTGCTGCGAGCGGTGATCAGCGTCGGCACGGCGCTGCACCTGACCACTCGGGGCATCCATCGCCTGAGCCGGTGCGCCGCGGGGCAGATGGAGGGGGACCCATGCGTCGCTGTGGTCGTTGACGTCACTCGCAACGGACGGCAGCGCTATTGCTCGGTCCGCTGCGCCAACCGGGCTGCGGTACGCCGGCACCGAGCCCGCCGCTCTTCGCCTGCCCGCTGA
- a CDS encoding MFS transporter, with protein MTATKSTSGGLVSLLVIASAQLMVVLDDSIVNIALPSIQRELEVAPTMLPWVVNAYILAFGALLLLGGRIGDLWGRKRTLQVGIAVFVVASLVGGVGLSVEMLIAARAVQGLGAALAAPNALALIATTFSERKVRDQALSLYGAMSGLGIVVGLLLGGLLTDQLGWRWVFFINVPIGVLVLLGTRTLVAAERRTGRLGTLGAVLGTAGMVALVYAITRFGESGCADPITYAVIGAALVLLAMFVRTQRSSRNPLVPPSLFRDRNRTGAYLTMLGLAIGPMGTFYVITLYMQEVVDFSPLQTGLTWLPFALGIVLGAGTAPKLLMKIAPRYVAALGALLGAGGAFWFSTISVEPSYWTLMAPAMVLIALGFGLGTIALTQAAVYGVAADRAGIASALLNSAQQIGVALGLTILAGVAATVTVGTGSTTPSSLVDGYSTALVVGAGILLASAVLALLTLRAGVDDAEQTIEEPRTIHV; from the coding sequence ATGACGGCCACGAAGTCGACCAGCGGTGGGTTGGTTTCGCTGCTGGTGATCGCTTCGGCACAGCTGATGGTGGTGCTCGACGATTCGATCGTGAACATCGCGCTGCCGAGCATCCAACGGGAGCTCGAGGTGGCGCCGACGATGCTGCCGTGGGTCGTCAACGCGTACATCCTCGCCTTCGGAGCGCTCCTGCTCCTCGGCGGCCGGATCGGAGATCTCTGGGGACGCAAGCGGACTCTCCAGGTCGGCATCGCGGTCTTCGTCGTCGCTTCCCTGGTCGGCGGTGTCGGTCTGAGCGTGGAGATGCTCATCGCGGCCCGCGCGGTGCAGGGTCTCGGGGCGGCCTTGGCCGCCCCGAACGCTCTCGCTCTGATCGCGACGACGTTCTCCGAGCGGAAGGTACGCGACCAGGCGCTCTCCCTCTACGGGGCGATGTCAGGCCTCGGCATCGTCGTCGGCCTGCTCCTCGGCGGTCTGCTCACCGACCAGCTGGGCTGGCGGTGGGTGTTCTTCATCAACGTCCCGATCGGCGTCCTCGTCCTCCTCGGAACACGCACGCTGGTCGCAGCCGAGCGGCGTACAGGACGCCTCGGCACGCTCGGAGCCGTCCTCGGCACCGCCGGCATGGTCGCCCTGGTCTACGCGATCACCCGCTTCGGCGAGAGCGGGTGCGCCGACCCGATCACCTATGCGGTCATCGGTGCGGCGCTCGTGCTCCTGGCCATGTTCGTCCGTACGCAGCGCTCGAGCCGCAACCCGCTGGTGCCACCGAGCCTGTTCCGCGACCGCAACCGCACCGGCGCCTACCTGACCATGCTGGGCCTGGCGATCGGACCGATGGGCACGTTCTACGTCATCACCCTCTACATGCAGGAGGTCGTGGACTTCAGCCCGTTGCAGACCGGGCTCACCTGGCTACCGTTCGCCCTCGGCATCGTTCTCGGAGCCGGAACTGCCCCGAAGCTGCTGATGAAGATCGCTCCTCGGTACGTCGCCGCACTCGGCGCGCTTCTGGGCGCCGGCGGGGCGTTCTGGTTCTCCACCATCTCCGTCGAGCCCAGCTACTGGACGTTGATGGCTCCCGCGATGGTGCTCATCGCGCTCGGGTTCGGCCTGGGGACGATCGCCCTGACGCAAGCCGCCGTCTACGGCGTCGCCGCGGATCGAGCCGGCATCGCCTCAGCGCTCCTCAACTCCGCCCAGCAGATCGGCGTCGCCCTTGGCCTGACCATCCTCGCCGGAGTCGCTGCCACCGTGACGGTAGGGACCGGCAGCACGACGCCCTCCTCGCTCGTCGATGGATACAGCACCGCGCTGGTCGTCGGCGCGGGGATCCTGCTCGCCTCGGCAGTGCTTGCGCTGCTAACGCTTCGCGCCGGAGTCGACGACGCGGAACAGACGATCGAGGAGCCTCGAACCATCCACGTCTGA
- a CDS encoding alpha/beta fold hydrolase, producing the protein MSHFRAETVVTPRLRMNVWTSGPEDGIPVLLMHGNITTGGFWKYVAEALPGNVRVIAPDLRSFGDTEAKPVDATRGLADLADDIRGLLETLGLADRGVVHAAGWSMGGGVLQQHLLSWPDDFASVTLVAPLSPYGFGGTRGEDGEPCTDDFAGTGGGTAAPDFVRRLAERDATSADPQSAPRTVLMTYFGPGRNAAAVDEDFLVDELLKTTVGDDSYPGDATPSQSWPSVAPGTRGIMNAMSPKFFDTSALGDLQNGVPITWLRASEDQVVSDRSMFDLATLGEMGAVPGWPGAEVMPPQPMESQLRAVLDRYQANGGSYEEIVLDGVGHGIPLEDPQAVADAIAARLDA; encoded by the coding sequence ATGAGCCACTTCCGAGCCGAGACCGTCGTGACGCCACGCCTGCGCATGAACGTATGGACCTCGGGTCCCGAAGACGGCATCCCCGTGCTCCTGATGCACGGCAACATCACGACGGGCGGCTTCTGGAAGTACGTCGCGGAGGCCCTTCCTGGCAACGTCCGCGTGATCGCGCCGGATCTGCGCAGCTTCGGCGACACCGAGGCGAAGCCTGTCGACGCCACCCGTGGGCTCGCCGACCTGGCTGACGACATCCGGGGACTGCTCGAGACGCTGGGGCTTGCGGACAGAGGCGTGGTGCACGCGGCGGGGTGGTCGATGGGCGGCGGCGTCCTGCAGCAGCACCTCCTCTCCTGGCCGGACGACTTCGCCTCGGTCACGCTGGTGGCGCCGCTGTCGCCGTACGGCTTCGGCGGGACCAGAGGTGAAGACGGTGAGCCCTGCACCGACGACTTCGCCGGCACCGGCGGTGGGACCGCGGCTCCGGACTTCGTACGCCGCCTCGCCGAGCGCGACGCCACGAGCGCCGATCCTCAGAGCGCCCCGAGGACGGTCCTGATGACCTACTTCGGCCCGGGCCGGAACGCCGCCGCCGTCGACGAGGACTTCCTCGTCGACGAGCTGCTCAAGACCACCGTGGGCGACGACAGCTACCCGGGTGACGCGACGCCGTCGCAGAGCTGGCCCTCGGTCGCACCGGGCACGCGCGGCATCATGAACGCGATGTCGCCGAAGTTCTTCGACACCTCGGCCCTCGGCGATCTCCAGAACGGCGTCCCGATCACCTGGCTCCGGGCGTCCGAGGACCAGGTGGTGTCCGACCGCTCGATGTTCGATCTCGCCACCCTCGGGGAGATGGGCGCGGTGCCCGGGTGGCCGGGCGCCGAGGTGATGCCGCCCCAGCCGATGGAGAGCCAGCTGCGTGCTGTTCTCGACCGCTACCAGGCCAACGGCGGGTCCTACGAGGAGATCGTGCTCGACGGTGTCGGTCACGGGATCCCGCTCGAGGATCCCCAGGCCGTGGCCGATGCGATCGCCGCACGCCTCGACGCATGA
- a CDS encoding glycerophosphodiester phosphodiesterase family protein, whose translation MHARLPLGITLVSLLVGPLLTVTSAAAEPAPNPWLEHRVMNMAHSGGEDEAPTNTMYAFKRAASIGSDMLELDVQSTADDELVVIHDADVKRTTNGTGLVEDLTLEQVQGLDAAYWFVPGRNTVQGLPETTGARSSGVLARPLAPSEGVTARSADSAYPLRGARHGKKVPGYKNKDFRVPTLAEVFREFPDTPINIEIKGTADSDLASFKRTGRLLADFLNKSGRTDVIVASFNDAALVDFHARAPQIGLAPGMAGMMAYFLAGVKPIDGTVAFQVPVQFQGIPVATRAFVERAHADGYAVHVWFSGSAPDDAATYSRMIDACLDGLMPAKPSVLETVLDERGIERPGRPGLDPCA comes from the coding sequence ATGCACGCCCGGCTGCCCCTCGGCATCACCCTCGTCTCCCTGCTCGTCGGCCCACTGCTGACGGTCACCTCGGCCGCTGCCGAGCCCGCTCCGAACCCATGGTTGGAGCACCGGGTCATGAACATGGCGCATTCGGGCGGTGAGGACGAGGCGCCGACGAACACGATGTACGCCTTCAAACGGGCCGCCTCGATCGGCTCCGACATGCTCGAGCTGGATGTCCAGTCCACCGCTGATGATGAGCTCGTCGTGATCCACGACGCCGACGTCAAGCGCACCACCAACGGCACCGGGCTGGTCGAGGACCTGACGCTCGAGCAGGTGCAGGGGCTCGACGCGGCCTACTGGTTCGTGCCCGGGCGGAACACCGTGCAGGGTCTGCCCGAGACGACCGGAGCGAGGTCGAGCGGCGTGCTTGCTCGTCCGCTCGCGCCGAGCGAGGGAGTGACCGCGCGAAGCGCGGACTCCGCCTATCCGCTGCGCGGTGCCCGGCACGGCAAGAAGGTCCCTGGCTACAAGAACAAGGACTTCCGGGTCCCGACGCTGGCCGAGGTGTTCCGCGAGTTCCCCGACACCCCGATCAACATCGAGATCAAGGGCACCGCCGACTCCGACCTCGCGTCATTCAAGCGTACGGGGCGCCTGCTGGCCGACTTCTTGAACAAGTCGGGGCGCACCGATGTCATCGTCGCCTCGTTCAACGACGCAGCCCTCGTCGACTTTCACGCGCGGGCACCGCAGATCGGCCTCGCGCCCGGCATGGCAGGCATGATGGCGTACTTCCTGGCGGGGGTGAAGCCGATCGACGGGACCGTCGCCTTCCAGGTGCCGGTGCAGTTCCAAGGCATTCCGGTCGCCACCCGTGCGTTCGTGGAGCGGGCACATGCCGATGGTTATGCCGTGCACGTGTGGTTCAGTGGCTCGGCACCCGATGACGCCGCGACGTACTCACGGATGATCGACGCCTGCCTCGATGGCCTCATGCCTGCGAAGCCGTCCGTCCTCGAGACCGTCCTCGACGAGCGCGGCATCGAGCGCCCCGGTCGTCCTGGCCTCGATCCCTGCGCCTGA
- a CDS encoding alpha/beta fold hydrolase, whose product MSELTVRTWGPRSEQPVVIAIHGITATHLAWPFLAAALLDRRVVAPDLRGRGGSRMLPAPYGLAAHADDVAALIREVTPDGPADVVGHSMGGFIAVVLAQRHPDLVGRLVLVDGGLPFAPTELETTRAAVELIKARLGATYSSPDEYVALFQQHPAFSHDWSPEARAYATYDAVERSPGAYGSSASLEAVLADQADIESGPVLGHALAHLPAATFLHAPRGFVDDPPGLYAPATVEQLAQVFPQVEMVPVESVNHYTIVMSRRGAEAIASVLA is encoded by the coding sequence ATGAGTGAGCTGACCGTCCGGACGTGGGGTCCCCGGTCCGAACAGCCCGTCGTCATCGCGATCCACGGGATCACCGCCACCCACCTGGCGTGGCCTTTCCTCGCCGCAGCGCTCCTCGACCGTCGCGTGGTCGCACCGGACCTCCGCGGACGTGGTGGGTCGCGCATGCTGCCGGCCCCGTACGGGCTCGCAGCCCACGCGGACGACGTCGCCGCGCTGATCCGGGAGGTCACCCCCGACGGTCCCGCCGACGTGGTCGGCCACTCCATGGGCGGGTTCATCGCAGTGGTCCTCGCGCAACGACACCCCGATCTGGTCGGCCGGCTGGTGCTGGTCGACGGCGGGCTCCCGTTCGCGCCGACCGAGCTGGAGACCACTCGTGCCGCGGTCGAGCTGATCAAGGCCCGGCTGGGGGCGACGTACAGCTCACCGGACGAGTACGTCGCTCTCTTCCAGCAGCACCCGGCCTTCTCCCACGACTGGTCTCCCGAGGCCCGCGCCTACGCGACGTACGACGCCGTGGAGCGGTCGCCAGGGGCGTACGGCTCCTCCGCATCGCTCGAAGCGGTCCTCGCCGATCAGGCCGACATCGAGAGCGGTCCGGTCCTCGGGCACGCGCTGGCGCACCTTCCTGCCGCGACGTTCCTGCACGCACCTCGCGGGTTCGTCGACGACCCGCCCGGCCTCTACGCTCCCGCGACCGTCGAGCAGCTGGCACAGGTTTTTCCCCAGGTGGAGATGGTTCCTGTCGAGAGCGTCAACCACTACACCATCGTGATGTCCCGGCGCGGTGCCGAGGCGATCGCCAGCGTCCTGGCCTGA